In Haliaeetus albicilla chromosome 3, bHalAlb1.1, whole genome shotgun sequence, the following are encoded in one genomic region:
- the LOC104317529 gene encoding desmocollin-2 isoform X1 → MASAAPRLVLGLLVLSLCCEACKKVIFHVPSELEADTLVGRVDLKECLQSAEFISSSDANFKILEDGSVYTTSAVSLSAEKKTFTILLKDIQEQLEEKIHVSLVEDEKKTQTQKSRHARDTVLKRTKRRWGPIPSVMIENSLGPFPLQIQQVQSDTAQNYTIYYSASGPGIDQDPKGLFYIERETGNIFATRAVDREQYPSFQIICFATTPDGYSPEVPLVHTIRIEDDNDNAPYFTQDAFEFSVPENSKPGIVVGKVTAEDRDEPYTLHTTLKYRIVSQNPPVTPAFSLHGDTGVIAVLSPQLDRELVPSYTLLVEVRDMAGQPFGLCTTGTAVIKIEDTNDNAPSFKQLQYETRVEENRVNVEILRVSVVDLDEPGSPGSGAVYEIIRGNDDRSFEITTDKSTNEGVLCVVKGLDYESAKQRILVIAVNNEAPYMLAPHSQQLSQSTSSVTVHVQDLDEGPVFKPCQLRLDVKECEEIGTSIGRYLAEDPETGNSEGISYRIPPGQCNWISIGERTGEVRTIKVLDRDVGEMRRGQCNITVLAVDRNGKTGTGTIQVFIQPGNKNFPRITKTDYIMCRDRKPICLTAQDGDESPYSTPFVYRITDRSLASMWKITRHNDNSVYLSPKGDTPFGIYSIPISVIDNGGRVGENQVTVNLCDCVTPTECNTQTRVLPGGNVTLGVWAILAMILGSLLLLLILITICGCCGSGVMHRHVTDDCANHNLIISNTEAPGEEVMDHNIIPLQNTTDQGGYGIKTGDQQTFEMVKGRGHTLESVKGGGHQTLGSVKEGGGQAMMDTCRYSYSEWHNFTHPRLGEKVHLCRQDEEQKHSEDYLLSYNYEGKGSLAGSVGCCSDQHEEEALDFLDQLEPKFRTLAEACVKR, encoded by the exons ATGGCCTCCGCAGCCCCCCGCCTCGTCCTCGGCCTCCTG GTACTGAGTTTGTGCTGTGAAGCTTgcaagaaagtaatttttcatgttCCTTCTGAACTAGAGGCTGACACGTTAGTTGGCAGAG ttgATTTGAAAGAATGCCTTCAGTCTGCAGAGTTTATCAGTTCCAGTGATGCGAACTTCAAAATTCTAGAGGATGGTTCTGTGTACACAACATCTGCTGTTTCTTTGtctgctgagaaaaaaactTTTACCATATTACTTAAAGACATTCAAGAACAActagaagagaaaatacatgTTAGCTTGgtggaagatgaaaaaaag ACCCAGACACAGAAGAGTAGGCATGCTAGAGATACAGTTCTCAAGCGAACCAAAAGAAGGTGGGGCCCTATTCCATCTGTTATGATAGAGAACTCCCTGGGACCTTTTCCACTACAAATACAGCAg GTCCAGTCAGACACAGCTCAGAACTACACCATTTATTATTCTGCAAGTGGACCGGGAATCGATCAAGATCCAAAGGGTTTGTTTTACATagaaagagaaactggaaaTATCTTTGCTACTCGTGCAGTAGACCGTGAACAATATCCAAGCTTTCAG ATCATTTGCTTTGCAACCACTCCAGATGGTTATTCACCAGAGGTACCACTTGTGCATACAATCAGGATAGAGGATGATAATGATAATGCACCATATTTTACACAGGACGCTTTTGAGTTTTCTGTCCCTGAAAATTCCAAGCCTG GTATAGTTGTTGGAAAAGTGACTGCAGAGGACAGAGATGAGCCTTATACTCTGCATACTACGTTGAAATACCGCATTGTGTCACAAAACCCACCAGTAACCCCAGCATTTTCTTTACATGGTGACACAGGTGTCATTGCTGTATTATcacctcagctggacagagAG CTGGTACCCAGTTACACTTTGTTAGTTGAAGTGAGAGATATGGCAGGTCAGCCTTTTGGTTTGTGCACTACAGGAACAGCTGTCATTAAAATTGAAGATACAAATGACAACGCACCATCCTTTAAACAGTTACAA TATGAAACACGAGTGGAGGAAAACAGAGTGAATGTAGAAATATTAAGGGTCTCTGTTGTTGATCTTGATGAACCTGGTTCGCCTGGCTCTGGGGCAGTGTATGAAATTATAAGAGGAAATGATGATCGGTCCTTTGAAATTACAACAGACAAAAGCACGAATGAAGGAGTACTGTGTGTTGTTAAG GGACTGGACTATGAAAGCGCCAAGCAAAGGATCCTCGTGATTGCAGTCAACAACGAGGCACCCTACATGCTGGCACCACATTCACAACAACTTTCCCAGAGCACCAGCTCTGTTACAGTGCATGTTCAGGATTTGGATGAGGGGCCGGTGTTTAAACCCTGCCAGTTACGCCTAGACGTTAAAGAATGTGAGGAGATTGGGACAAGTATCGGGAGATACCTAGCAGAAGATCCAGAAACTGGAAATAGTGAAGGCATAAG CTACCGGATACCACCTGGCCAATGTAATTGGATCAGCATAGGTGAAAGAACAGGTGAAGTCAGAACCATTAAAGTCTTGGACCGAGATGTAGGAGAAATGAGACGAGGTCAATGCAATATCACAGTCCTCGCAGTAGACAGAA ATGGAAAAACAGGCACTGGAACAATTCAAGTTTTCATCCAGCCTGGTAACAAGAATTTCCCACGAATCACTAAAACCGACTATATAATGTGCAGAGACAGAAAACCAATCTGCCTTACTGCACAGGATGGTGATGAGTCTCCTTACAGCACACCCTTTGTATATCGCATAACTGACCGTAGCTTGGCTTCCATGTGGAAGATAACTCGACACAATG ataatTCTGTGTATCTTTCACCAAAGGGTGATACTCCATTTGGAATATACAGTATTCCTATAAGTGTGATTGATAATGGAGGAAGGGTAGGAGAGAACCAGGTAACAGTTAACCTCTGTGACTGCGTTACTCCAACCGAATGCAATACCCAGACCCGTGTACTTCCTGGTGGAAATGTTACTCTTGGTGTATGGGCCATCCTTGCAATGATCTTAGGATCACTATTACTGCTGT TAATCCTGATCACAATTTGTGGCTGCTGTGGCTCGGGGGTGATGCACAGGCATGTGACTGATGATTGCGCCAATCACAATTTAAtcatttcaaatacagaagCTCCAGGAGAGGAAGTGATG GATCACAATATAATTCCTCTACAAAATACAACTGATCAAGGAGGATATGGAATAAAAACAGGAGATCAACAAACATTTGAAATGGTAAAAGGAAGAGGACATACCTTGGAATCAGTCAAGGGAGGTGGACATCAGACTCTGGGATCAGTTaaagaaggaggaggacaggCTATGATGGATACGTGTAGATACTCGTACTCAGAATGGCATAATTTCACACATCCTCGTTTAGGTGAA AAGGTGCACCTATGCAGACAAGATGAAGAACAGAAGCACTCTGAAGATTATCTCCTTTCATATAACTATGAAGGAAAAGGATCCTTGGCTGGCTCTGTAGGCTGCTGCAGTGATCAGCATGAAGAAGAGGCACTTGACTTCTTAGATCAGCTGGAACCCAAGTTTAGGACATTAGCAGAAGCATGTGTAAAAAGATAA
- the LOC104317529 gene encoding desmocollin-2 isoform X2: MASAAPRLVLGLLVLSLCCEACKKVIFHVPSELEADTLVGRVDLKECLQSAEFISSSDANFKILEDGSVYTTSAVSLSAEKKTFTILLKDIQEQLEEKIHVSLVEDEKKTQTQKSRHARDTVLKRTKRRWGPIPSVMIENSLGPFPLQIQQVQSDTAQNYTIYYSASGPGIDQDPKGLFYIERETGNIFATRAVDREQYPSFQIICFATTPDGYSPEVPLVHTIRIEDDNDNAPYFTQDAFEFSVPENSKPGIVVGKVTAEDRDEPYTLHTTLKYRIVSQNPPVTPAFSLHGDTGVIAVLSPQLDRELVPSYTLLVEVRDMAGQPFGLCTTGTAVIKIEDTNDNAPSFKQLQYETRVEENRVNVEILRVSVVDLDEPGSPGSGAVYEIIRGNDDRSFEITTDKSTNEGVLCVVKGLDYESAKQRILVIAVNNEAPYMLAPHSQQLSQSTSSVTVHVQDLDEGPVFKPCQLRLDVKECEEIGTSIGRYLAEDPETGNSEGISYRIPPGQCNWISIGERTGEVRTIKVLDRDVGEMRRGQCNITVLAVDRNGKTGTGTIQVFIQPGNKNFPRITKTDYIMCRDRKPICLTAQDGDESPYSTPFVYRITDRSLASMWKITRHNDNSVYLSPKGDTPFGIYSIPISVIDNGGRVGENQVTVNLCDCVTPTECNTQTRVLPGGNVTLGVWAILAMILGSLLLLLILITICGCCGSGVMHRHVTDDCANHNLIISNTEAPGEEVMDHNIIPLQNTTDQGGYGIKTGDQQTFEMVKGRGHTLESVKGGGHQTLGSVKEGGGQAMMDTCRYSYSEWHNFTHPRLGEESIRGHTLIKN, translated from the exons ATGGCCTCCGCAGCCCCCCGCCTCGTCCTCGGCCTCCTG GTACTGAGTTTGTGCTGTGAAGCTTgcaagaaagtaatttttcatgttCCTTCTGAACTAGAGGCTGACACGTTAGTTGGCAGAG ttgATTTGAAAGAATGCCTTCAGTCTGCAGAGTTTATCAGTTCCAGTGATGCGAACTTCAAAATTCTAGAGGATGGTTCTGTGTACACAACATCTGCTGTTTCTTTGtctgctgagaaaaaaactTTTACCATATTACTTAAAGACATTCAAGAACAActagaagagaaaatacatgTTAGCTTGgtggaagatgaaaaaaag ACCCAGACACAGAAGAGTAGGCATGCTAGAGATACAGTTCTCAAGCGAACCAAAAGAAGGTGGGGCCCTATTCCATCTGTTATGATAGAGAACTCCCTGGGACCTTTTCCACTACAAATACAGCAg GTCCAGTCAGACACAGCTCAGAACTACACCATTTATTATTCTGCAAGTGGACCGGGAATCGATCAAGATCCAAAGGGTTTGTTTTACATagaaagagaaactggaaaTATCTTTGCTACTCGTGCAGTAGACCGTGAACAATATCCAAGCTTTCAG ATCATTTGCTTTGCAACCACTCCAGATGGTTATTCACCAGAGGTACCACTTGTGCATACAATCAGGATAGAGGATGATAATGATAATGCACCATATTTTACACAGGACGCTTTTGAGTTTTCTGTCCCTGAAAATTCCAAGCCTG GTATAGTTGTTGGAAAAGTGACTGCAGAGGACAGAGATGAGCCTTATACTCTGCATACTACGTTGAAATACCGCATTGTGTCACAAAACCCACCAGTAACCCCAGCATTTTCTTTACATGGTGACACAGGTGTCATTGCTGTATTATcacctcagctggacagagAG CTGGTACCCAGTTACACTTTGTTAGTTGAAGTGAGAGATATGGCAGGTCAGCCTTTTGGTTTGTGCACTACAGGAACAGCTGTCATTAAAATTGAAGATACAAATGACAACGCACCATCCTTTAAACAGTTACAA TATGAAACACGAGTGGAGGAAAACAGAGTGAATGTAGAAATATTAAGGGTCTCTGTTGTTGATCTTGATGAACCTGGTTCGCCTGGCTCTGGGGCAGTGTATGAAATTATAAGAGGAAATGATGATCGGTCCTTTGAAATTACAACAGACAAAAGCACGAATGAAGGAGTACTGTGTGTTGTTAAG GGACTGGACTATGAAAGCGCCAAGCAAAGGATCCTCGTGATTGCAGTCAACAACGAGGCACCCTACATGCTGGCACCACATTCACAACAACTTTCCCAGAGCACCAGCTCTGTTACAGTGCATGTTCAGGATTTGGATGAGGGGCCGGTGTTTAAACCCTGCCAGTTACGCCTAGACGTTAAAGAATGTGAGGAGATTGGGACAAGTATCGGGAGATACCTAGCAGAAGATCCAGAAACTGGAAATAGTGAAGGCATAAG CTACCGGATACCACCTGGCCAATGTAATTGGATCAGCATAGGTGAAAGAACAGGTGAAGTCAGAACCATTAAAGTCTTGGACCGAGATGTAGGAGAAATGAGACGAGGTCAATGCAATATCACAGTCCTCGCAGTAGACAGAA ATGGAAAAACAGGCACTGGAACAATTCAAGTTTTCATCCAGCCTGGTAACAAGAATTTCCCACGAATCACTAAAACCGACTATATAATGTGCAGAGACAGAAAACCAATCTGCCTTACTGCACAGGATGGTGATGAGTCTCCTTACAGCACACCCTTTGTATATCGCATAACTGACCGTAGCTTGGCTTCCATGTGGAAGATAACTCGACACAATG ataatTCTGTGTATCTTTCACCAAAGGGTGATACTCCATTTGGAATATACAGTATTCCTATAAGTGTGATTGATAATGGAGGAAGGGTAGGAGAGAACCAGGTAACAGTTAACCTCTGTGACTGCGTTACTCCAACCGAATGCAATACCCAGACCCGTGTACTTCCTGGTGGAAATGTTACTCTTGGTGTATGGGCCATCCTTGCAATGATCTTAGGATCACTATTACTGCTGT TAATCCTGATCACAATTTGTGGCTGCTGTGGCTCGGGGGTGATGCACAGGCATGTGACTGATGATTGCGCCAATCACAATTTAAtcatttcaaatacagaagCTCCAGGAGAGGAAGTGATG GATCACAATATAATTCCTCTACAAAATACAACTGATCAAGGAGGATATGGAATAAAAACAGGAGATCAACAAACATTTGAAATGGTAAAAGGAAGAGGACATACCTTGGAATCAGTCAAGGGAGGTGGACATCAGACTCTGGGATCAGTTaaagaaggaggaggacaggCTATGATGGATACGTGTAGATACTCGTACTCAGAATGGCATAATTTCACACATCCTCGTTTAGGTGAA GAATCCATTAGAGGACACACTctgattaaaaattaa